One genomic window of Stieleria sp. JC731 includes the following:
- a CDS encoding tetratricopeptide repeat protein — protein sequence MPTVADVLSQGWKVHQSGKIDEALRVYQHVIKQAPRNPEAHVYLGIALFDQRRYQESVDSYRTAISLKEQFPIAWNNLGNSLRMVGDVEESDQCFSKALALDEKYLSVYKNRGTLWIWSGEIERGLAWYEKGLQIAPDDPELHRNLGVIYLLLGDFDRGWPEYRWRWKMAGMRRPGSPAPLWTGQPIEGRSILLYPEQGRGDEMNFIRVASMLAQAGASVVVQCAQAMIPLFTSVRGIQSLLPTGSQLPPVDYQASFIEAVDGWYQSTGELPLGHEFFHTYGNHQGYLNVSEPLVNYWHHWMEKHGLGKDHRKRIGIAWQGNPKHHADVYRSVPLEVLRPLAEDDNFHLISLQQGFGSEQVSQVDFGSKISQLPSDTDTSGGAFTDTAAVMKNIDAVVTTDTSLAHLAGSLGVPTMVMLGKVPDWRWLCEGDQTEWYPSLKLFRQKEMRDWAPVVNDVHQHLQSLEQKDD from the coding sequence ATGCCGACCGTTGCTGATGTGCTTTCCCAAGGTTGGAAGGTTCACCAATCTGGAAAAATCGATGAGGCCCTTCGTGTTTACCAACACGTAATCAAACAGGCCCCGCGAAATCCTGAGGCTCACGTTTACCTCGGAATCGCACTTTTTGATCAACGGCGTTATCAGGAGTCGGTCGATTCGTACCGCACCGCAATTTCTCTGAAAGAGCAATTTCCTATCGCGTGGAACAACCTCGGCAACTCGCTCCGCATGGTTGGTGATGTCGAAGAGAGCGATCAATGTTTCAGCAAAGCGTTGGCTTTGGATGAAAAGTATCTGTCGGTTTACAAAAACCGTGGAACGCTTTGGATCTGGTCCGGCGAAATTGAACGCGGGCTGGCTTGGTACGAAAAGGGGCTGCAAATTGCACCGGATGATCCCGAACTGCACCGCAATCTGGGCGTGATCTATCTGCTTCTGGGGGACTTTGATCGCGGATGGCCCGAGTACCGCTGGCGATGGAAGATGGCCGGAATGAGAAGGCCCGGTTCACCGGCGCCTCTTTGGACCGGACAGCCAATCGAGGGACGAAGTATTTTGCTGTATCCCGAACAGGGACGCGGTGATGAGATGAACTTCATTCGAGTGGCGTCAATGTTGGCACAAGCCGGCGCGAGCGTTGTGGTCCAGTGTGCTCAAGCGATGATCCCGTTGTTCACATCGGTTCGCGGAATTCAGTCGCTGTTGCCAACCGGTAGCCAATTGCCACCAGTTGACTATCAAGCTTCGTTTATCGAAGCCGTTGACGGTTGGTATCAGTCGACCGGAGAGCTGCCACTCGGTCATGAGTTCTTTCATACCTATGGAAACCACCAGGGATACCTGAATGTTTCCGAACCGCTGGTGAACTATTGGCATCACTGGATGGAAAAGCATGGTCTAGGCAAGGATCATCGCAAACGAATCGGAATCGCTTGGCAAGGCAATCCAAAGCATCACGCGGATGTCTATCGCAGTGTGCCTTTAGAGGTGTTGCGCCCGTTAGCAGAGGATGACAACTTTCATCTGATCAGCCTGCAGCAAGGATTTGGTAGCGAGCAGGTATCGCAAGTGGATTTTGGCAGCAAAATCAGTCAGCTACCTAGCGATACCGACACATCCGGTGGCGCGTTTACCGATACGGCTGCGGTGATGAAGAACATCGATGCGGTTGTCACGACCGACACGTCGCTAGCGCACTTAGCAGGTTCACTAGGCGTGCCAACGATGGTGATGTTGGGGAAAGTTCCCGATTGGCGATGGCTTTGTGAAGGCGACCAAACCGAATGGTATCCGAGTTTGAAGCTGTTCCGCCAAAAAGAAATGCGAGACTGGGCGCCAGTGGTCAACGACGTGCACCAGCATCTCCAATCGCTTGAACAAAAGGATGATTGA
- the epsC gene encoding serine O-acetyltransferase EpsC, translating to MASDVRLKEQLPRLTDRIVASYTPDDGINHLGHCPLPSYEAIVEIMLDIKDVLYPGYRRKIGLHAGNIVYHVGSIIDSLHDKLTTQIARALRHEDRVRNNHSDCEDETDYEAKGQAMAIELLERIPDLRKTLATDVQAAYDGDPACQTTDEVVFCYPGIEAITVYRIAHELVQLSVPFIPRMMTEWAHKQTGIDIHPGARIGKYFFIDHGTGVVIGETCEIGDRVKLYQGVTLGALSFKTDDDGSLIRGQKRHPTIEDNVVVYANATILGGRTVIGHDSVIGSSVWITKSVTPNTTVILEKPDLKVRGSATDNSSSGASSYQI from the coding sequence GTGGCATCCGACGTACGACTGAAAGAGCAGTTGCCGCGATTAACCGATCGCATCGTGGCCAGTTACACCCCAGATGATGGAATCAATCACCTGGGGCACTGTCCATTGCCAAGCTATGAAGCGATTGTGGAGATCATGCTCGATATCAAGGATGTGTTGTATCCAGGATATCGCCGAAAGATCGGTCTTCATGCCGGTAACATCGTTTACCACGTTGGCAGCATCATTGATTCATTGCACGACAAGCTGACCACTCAAATTGCGCGTGCACTTCGTCATGAGGATCGTGTTCGCAACAACCATTCGGATTGCGAAGATGAAACCGACTACGAAGCGAAAGGCCAAGCGATGGCGATCGAGCTTCTTGAACGCATCCCTGATCTTCGCAAGACATTGGCAACCGATGTTCAAGCCGCATACGATGGCGACCCGGCCTGCCAGACGACCGATGAGGTTGTGTTCTGCTATCCCGGTATCGAAGCGATCACCGTTTATCGTATCGCACATGAATTGGTACAGCTAAGCGTTCCGTTTATCCCTCGGATGATGACCGAGTGGGCCCACAAGCAAACCGGGATTGATATTCACCCCGGCGCGAGGATCGGAAAGTATTTCTTTATCGATCACGGCACCGGGGTTGTGATCGGTGAGACATGTGAGATCGGTGACCGTGTTAAGCTCTACCAAGGTGTAACGCTGGGGGCACTGAGTTTTAAAACGGACGACGATGGTTCGTTGATCCGTGGGCAAAAGCGACACCCAACGATCGAAGACAACGTGGTGGTGTACGCAAACGCCACCATCCTTGGCGGCCGGACGGTGATCGGCCACGATAGCGTGATCGGCTCGAGTGTCTGGATTACCAAGAGCGTAACTCCGAACACGACGGTCATTTTAGAGAAGCCCGATCTGAAAGTTCGTGGTAGCGCGACAGACAATTCGTCATCCGGGGCCAGTTCTTACCAAATATGA
- a CDS encoding iron-containing alcohol dehydrogenase: protein MPTLQSFDVLNRTRFVFGQGVFTQLGSLAAEYRPKCVLVVCDSGIVKAGHFDRAVELLQQAGLQVDSFHDFAENPTSAMVDAGVRKAAEVKPDLLIGLGGGSSMDCCKGINFVYSCGGSIHDYHGVGKATADLLPMIAVPTTSGTGSEAQSFALISDADTHVKMACGDKRAACSIAILDPELTVTQPRQVTALTGIDAISHAIETYVTNRRNPMSITYSRRAFGLLAAGFSSVLTNPQDVEARSSMQLGACFAGMAIETSMLGAAHATANPLTARHDITHGQAVGLMLPAVIRLNGQKHADWYAELMREVDPTVTEADAPERLAAMVTDWLQEAGLATSLNALQIPASGIESFVEEALQQWTGNFNPIPLDRQNAEQLYRSVA, encoded by the coding sequence ATGCCAACGTTGCAATCATTCGACGTCCTCAATCGCACTCGCTTTGTCTTTGGGCAAGGTGTATTCACCCAGCTTGGGAGCCTTGCTGCGGAATACCGCCCCAAGTGCGTTTTGGTGGTTTGCGATTCCGGGATCGTCAAAGCCGGGCATTTCGACCGGGCGGTGGAGTTGCTTCAGCAAGCCGGCCTGCAAGTGGATTCGTTTCATGATTTTGCCGAAAACCCCACCTCTGCCATGGTAGATGCGGGGGTCAGGAAGGCGGCCGAAGTGAAACCTGATTTGTTGATCGGTCTGGGCGGTGGAAGCAGCATGGATTGTTGCAAAGGAATCAACTTCGTTTATTCCTGCGGCGGTTCTATTCACGATTACCACGGTGTCGGAAAGGCAACTGCGGATTTGCTTCCCATGATTGCCGTCCCCACGACCAGCGGGACCGGCAGTGAAGCTCAGTCGTTTGCCTTGATCAGTGATGCCGACACCCACGTAAAAATGGCGTGTGGTGACAAGCGAGCTGCTTGCAGCATCGCGATTCTAGATCCGGAGTTGACCGTCACCCAGCCTCGCCAAGTGACGGCGCTAACGGGAATCGATGCGATTTCACATGCGATCGAAACCTATGTCACCAATCGCCGAAATCCAATGTCGATCACTTACAGTCGGCGGGCGTTTGGGTTGTTGGCCGCAGGTTTCTCGTCAGTGTTGACGAATCCTCAAGATGTCGAAGCACGCAGTTCGATGCAGTTGGGAGCATGTTTCGCAGGCATGGCCATCGAGACGTCGATGTTGGGTGCCGCCCACGCGACGGCGAACCCTTTAACCGCACGACATGACATCACTCACGGCCAAGCAGTCGGATTGATGTTGCCAGCCGTTATCCGATTGAATGGTCAGAAGCATGCCGACTGGTATGCCGAACTAATGCGTGAAGTCGACCCGACGGTCACCGAGGCTGACGCACCAGAGCGTTTGGCCGCGATGGTGACAGATTGGCTTCAGGAAGCAGGCTTGGCGACCAGCCTGAACGCGTTGCAGATTCCAGCCAGTGGGATCGAAAGTTTTGTCGAAGAGGCTTTGCAGCAATGGACCGGAAATTTTAATCCTATCCCGCTGGATCGGCAAAACGCAGAGCAGCTTTATCGTAGCGTTGCCTGA
- a CDS encoding trans-sulfuration enzyme family protein produces MSNRENEVHSFRTRAIHDGNEVDPSTGAVVPPIHFASTFRQPGAGEWGEFDYSRSGNPTRSHLQQTLASLESGCGSLAFSSGMAAIHGVTMLLNSGDHVVAGCDLYGGAYRLLHKICNRSGISVSLVDMTNVDAVAEAITDKTQLIWAETIGNPRLSIPNLPKLAEVAKEHEVLIGVDNTFGTPSLIRPLEHGIDIVMHSATKYLGGHSDCLGGTLAVADRELFDRLYYIQNATGAVLDPMSSFLISRGLKTLDLRVREQSKTALAIAKWLQEHPKVKNVLYPGLDHHPQHALAAELFEGGFGAMVTFELDAGIEETARVCESTKLFHLAVSLGAVESLIEQPATMSHASYDAKDRAKFGITDGLIRLSIGLESFEDLQRDLATAIG; encoded by the coding sequence ATGAGCAATCGCGAAAACGAAGTTCACTCCTTCAGGACTCGCGCCATCCATGACGGAAACGAAGTCGACCCTTCAACAGGCGCCGTCGTTCCGCCAATCCACTTCGCGAGCACATTTCGCCAACCCGGTGCTGGTGAATGGGGCGAGTTCGATTATTCACGCAGCGGGAATCCGACCCGTAGCCATCTACAGCAAACGCTGGCTTCACTGGAATCGGGCTGTGGATCACTAGCATTCAGCAGCGGAATGGCTGCGATTCACGGCGTCACGATGCTGCTGAATTCAGGTGATCACGTCGTCGCCGGTTGCGACCTGTATGGCGGTGCGTATCGACTGCTACACAAAATTTGCAATCGCAGCGGGATCTCAGTTTCGCTGGTCGACATGACCAATGTCGATGCGGTCGCGGAAGCGATTACCGACAAAACGCAATTGATCTGGGCCGAGACGATTGGCAACCCACGGCTATCGATTCCGAACCTGCCCAAGCTGGCTGAAGTCGCTAAAGAACACGAAGTGCTGATCGGAGTGGACAACACTTTTGGCACTCCCAGTCTGATCCGACCGTTGGAACACGGCATCGATATCGTGATGCATTCCGCGACGAAGTATCTCGGCGGGCATAGCGATTGCCTGGGTGGTACCCTTGCGGTTGCCGATCGTGAACTGTTCGACAGGCTGTATTACATCCAGAACGCCACCGGCGCGGTTTTGGATCCAATGAGTTCGTTCCTTATCAGCCGCGGATTGAAGACCCTGGACCTGCGTGTTCGCGAACAGAGCAAAACCGCACTGGCGATCGCCAAATGGCTTCAGGAACATCCCAAAGTCAAAAACGTTCTCTATCCCGGCCTGGATCACCATCCACAACATGCGTTGGCTGCCGAGCTTTTCGAAGGCGGATTTGGTGCGATGGTGACCTTTGAGCTGGATGCTGGTATCGAAGAAACCGCTCGCGTTTGCGAATCCACCAAGCTATTCCATCTGGCAGTCAGCCTGGGCGCTGTTGAGTCATTGATCGAGCAACCGGCAACGATGTCACATGCCAGCTACGATGCCAAGGATCGTGCAAAGTTTGGCATCACTGATGGCTTGATCCGACTATCGATTGGCCTTGAGTCATTCGAAGATCTACAAAGAGACTTGGCCACAGCGATCGGCTAG
- a CDS encoding trans-sulfuration enzyme family protein, translating into MKKADLSTQCVHAGEARQKDSGSITTPVYTAATFTFESTDDLLRFVNGEEQREEYGRYGNPNERSVEAKIAALEKAEEAIVYGSGMAAIVGLLMTKLSAGDEIVFFDQCYHRSREFCAKHLSRFGVVTRQVKTGDYDAMEAAINSNTKMLVSESPTNPHLSVIDLERFAAVGKANEVETLIDATLATPYNLNPTEYGVDYVLHSATKYLGGHNDLIAGVICGRSEQLESVRKMRGILGNINSPHNMYLLERGLKTFELRMQRQNENGLRLAQFLENHPRVERVYYPGLESHPTHAIAKAQMRGFGGLITFTIRDADWKQTANVVDAARIPRIAPSLGGVESLIEQPLVMSYFHCTPEERQRFGIADNMIRMSCGIENTDDLIADLEQALTA; encoded by the coding sequence ATGAAAAAGGCTGATCTCTCGACACAATGTGTCCATGCCGGCGAAGCTCGCCAAAAGGATTCCGGCAGTATCACCACACCGGTCTACACCGCGGCGACATTCACATTCGAATCGACCGACGACCTGCTGAGGTTCGTTAACGGCGAAGAGCAACGTGAAGAGTACGGGCGGTACGGCAATCCGAACGAACGAAGTGTCGAAGCCAAGATCGCTGCCTTGGAAAAGGCCGAAGAGGCGATCGTCTATGGAAGCGGAATGGCAGCGATCGTCGGATTGCTGATGACGAAGCTTTCTGCTGGCGATGAAATCGTTTTCTTTGATCAGTGCTACCACCGCAGTCGCGAATTCTGCGCCAAGCACCTTTCACGCTTTGGTGTCGTCACCCGCCAGGTGAAAACCGGTGACTACGACGCGATGGAAGCGGCGATCAACAGCAACACAAAAATGCTGGTCAGCGAATCGCCAACCAACCCACACCTCTCCGTCATCGACTTAGAACGCTTTGCCGCTGTCGGCAAAGCAAACGAAGTCGAAACGTTGATCGATGCCACGCTGGCAACACCCTACAACTTGAACCCGACTGAGTATGGTGTTGATTACGTTTTGCATTCGGCAACAAAGTACCTTGGCGGACACAACGACCTGATCGCCGGCGTGATCTGCGGACGCAGCGAGCAACTGGAAAGCGTTCGCAAGATGCGTGGCATTCTTGGAAACATCAACTCGCCACACAACATGTATTTGTTGGAACGCGGATTGAAAACGTTTGAGTTGCGGATGCAGCGTCAAAACGAGAACGGGCTCCGCTTGGCTCAGTTCCTCGAAAACCATCCTCGAGTCGAACGCGTCTATTACCCAGGTCTGGAAAGTCACCCGACCCATGCGATTGCCAAAGCTCAAATGCGTGGCTTTGGAGGCTTGATCACATTCACCATTCGCGATGCGGATTGGAAACAAACCGCCAACGTCGTCGACGCGGCGCGCATCCCACGAATCGCACCCAGCCTTGGTGGCGTCGAATCGTTAATCGAACAGCCATTGGTGATGAGCTACTTTCACTGCACACCCGAGGAACGGCAACGTTTCGGAATCGCTGACAATATGATTCGTATGTCTTGCGGTATCGAAAACACCGATGACTTGATCGCCGACCTTGAGCAAGCACTAACCGCATGA
- a CDS encoding HEAT repeat domain-containing protein, which produces MSLETTLSSLVGPESDPVAAGYRLKEIASGDSDSAKQVLQYFGEHAEPLSQSDPAIIGTLLRIVHSQLATGENAKEALSSVDPNLVNQIDIALPNSVTNRHLLLQLLAHARSDQSLQVLVSRLLARPLEDWMQVGQVLGPLMSHDDWDTDAVFPKILESISEPSMAAPMLDLANYLYRSERVDPHPAESLTNSLQELLGAVSRRLERFEEDPRSLGDDVPTVQKRLGEAVALAVSLCDCLASIGDPTSVAKLNQTVTLKHRRVQCEAAGALAKLGDEDGRKRLIELADEPAARLRAIAYADELGFADEIDEKLRTDEATAEAEMALWLSQPHQMGVPPTHVEVAANRRLLWPSFDDPVDVILVRFEYNTGNSVYSNIGLTGPGVCALSCDLADMPIDDIYAIYAGWHAEHPDIFTVPAESQNEAQIRAMEAFLQHLQHLGYEDVKPKLLGLFLDERAGVFSATREGTECLVVTDNLETIDHATAGRNRPLGPEDIFNLFKGRKMLRTFNP; this is translated from the coding sequence GTGTCTTTAGAAACCACCCTGTCTTCGCTCGTCGGCCCAGAATCGGACCCCGTGGCTGCGGGCTACCGACTAAAAGAAATCGCGAGCGGAGACTCCGATTCGGCAAAGCAAGTTTTGCAATACTTCGGTGAACATGCCGAGCCGCTATCGCAATCGGATCCCGCCATCATCGGAACACTGCTGCGAATCGTTCATTCACAGCTTGCCACCGGCGAAAACGCGAAAGAAGCCCTTTCTTCGGTCGATCCCAATCTTGTCAATCAGATCGACATCGCGCTCCCGAATAGCGTCACCAACCGACACCTGTTGCTGCAGTTGCTCGCGCACGCGCGTTCCGATCAATCATTGCAAGTCTTAGTCAGCCGATTGCTCGCGCGTCCCTTGGAAGACTGGATGCAAGTCGGACAAGTCCTCGGCCCCTTGATGAGTCACGATGACTGGGACACCGACGCGGTCTTTCCAAAGATTTTGGAGTCGATTTCAGAGCCGTCCATGGCGGCCCCGATGCTCGACTTGGCCAACTACCTTTATCGCAGTGAACGCGTCGACCCACATCCGGCAGAGTCGCTGACCAACTCGCTGCAAGAGCTGCTTGGCGCCGTATCACGTCGGCTGGAACGATTCGAAGAAGATCCACGTTCGCTCGGTGACGATGTACCTACAGTTCAAAAACGACTTGGTGAAGCCGTCGCACTGGCGGTTTCGCTATGTGACTGCTTGGCTTCGATTGGCGATCCGACTTCGGTAGCCAAACTGAACCAGACGGTTACCCTGAAACACCGCCGCGTTCAATGCGAAGCCGCAGGTGCACTGGCAAAACTCGGTGACGAAGACGGACGCAAACGGTTGATCGAACTCGCGGACGAACCCGCCGCACGACTGCGTGCGATCGCCTATGCAGACGAGCTTGGCTTCGCGGACGAAATTGATGAAAAGCTCCGGACGGACGAAGCCACCGCAGAAGCCGAGATGGCGTTGTGGTTAAGCCAACCGCACCAAATGGGCGTGCCGCCGACTCATGTCGAAGTCGCCGCGAACCGACGATTGCTATGGCCCAGCTTCGATGACCCTGTTGATGTCATCCTGGTGCGGTTCGAATACAACACCGGCAATAGCGTTTACAGCAACATCGGATTGACCGGCCCAGGCGTTTGCGCGCTTAGCTGTGACCTGGCCGATATGCCGATCGATGACATCTATGCGATTTACGCCGGCTGGCATGCCGAGCACCCAGACATTTTTACGGTCCCTGCGGAATCGCAAAACGAAGCTCAGATACGTGCGATGGAAGCGTTCCTACAGCACTTACAGCACCTCGGTTACGAAGACGTCAAACCGAAGCTGCTAGGTCTGTTCCTTGATGAACGTGCCGGTGTGTTCTCGGCAACACGTGAAGGCACTGAATGCTTGGTCGTGACAGACAACTTGGAAACGATCGACCACGCGACGGCAGGACGCAACCGTCCCTTGGGCCCCGAAGACATCTTTAACCTATTCAAAGGCCGGAAGATGCTAAGAACGTTTAACCCATAG
- a CDS encoding orotidine 5'-phosphate decarboxylase / HUMPS family protein, translating to MKPTVQISLDLTNIDEALDTAALALRAGVDWLEAGTPLILAEGLHGVRALRQAFPETPIVADLKTMDGGYLEAEMMAKAGATHVVVMARAHAETVKCVVQAGNDFGVKVMGDNMVSEDMVAGARWLEDLGCDYIIHHIGYDERRGIAAAGHRMPSPMDQLRDVVNAVNVPVQAVGGLSLEQAIACPSHGAPLVVLGAPLTIDADAFKTADGNLEESLRMICDAVHAQEVKAG from the coding sequence ATGAAACCCACCGTTCAGATTTCGCTTGACTTGACCAACATCGATGAAGCTTTGGACACCGCCGCACTGGCATTGCGAGCGGGCGTCGATTGGCTCGAGGCTGGTACACCGCTGATCCTCGCCGAAGGCCTGCACGGGGTTCGCGCATTGCGTCAGGCTTTTCCAGAAACACCGATCGTCGCGGATTTGAAAACGATGGATGGAGGGTACCTGGAGGCTGAGATGATGGCCAAAGCAGGCGCGACCCATGTTGTCGTCATGGCCCGGGCACATGCCGAAACGGTCAAATGTGTAGTCCAGGCTGGCAACGATTTTGGTGTCAAGGTGATGGGTGACAACATGGTCAGCGAGGACATGGTCGCCGGCGCACGATGGTTGGAAGACCTTGGGTGCGATTACATCATCCACCACATCGGCTATGACGAACGGCGCGGGATTGCCGCAGCGGGACATCGCATGCCCAGCCCAATGGATCAACTGCGTGATGTTGTCAATGCGGTCAACGTGCCTGTTCAAGCCGTCGGTGGATTGTCACTTGAGCAAGCGATCGCTTGTCCAAGCCACGGTGCACCACTGGTGGTTCTTGGTGCACCGCTAACGATTGATGCCGATGCCTTTAAAACGGCAGACGGCAATCTGGAAGAAAGTTTGCGAATGATTTGTGACGCTGTTCACGCACAGGAAGTCAAGGCAGGCTAG
- a CDS encoding zinc-binding dehydrogenase, giving the protein MKSAAVVNYSPEKGSVEVRDVEKPEIGRDDVLLEVANVGVCGSDLHQWTSDHSWPVNYPVILGHEFGGHIAEVGSDVVGWSEGDRVVSETAAIISKDNPMTRRGLYNLDSTRKGFGYGVDGAMTRFVRVPSRILHHVPDNVPFEQACLTEPCCVAYNAVVKNARIEPGDRVIVLGPGTIGILCAAVARLCGAEVALVGLQQDAHRLKIASEAYGCETIIGDASEWARKRDGLGCDGVIDAAGASATLKIAIDLVRPAGWISKVGWGPQPLGFNLDPLVQKNVTLQGSFSHNWPIWERVLALLGSGTLDVRPIIGGVWPIDQWHEAFEKMHSGAVVKSVLKPV; this is encoded by the coding sequence ATGAAGTCCGCCGCTGTCGTTAACTATTCACCTGAAAAAGGTTCTGTCGAAGTCCGTGATGTCGAGAAGCCCGAGATCGGACGTGACGATGTGCTGCTTGAAGTCGCCAACGTCGGCGTCTGTGGAAGCGACTTGCACCAGTGGACCTCGGACCATTCTTGGCCGGTCAACTACCCGGTGATCCTAGGGCACGAGTTCGGAGGGCATATTGCGGAGGTCGGTTCTGACGTTGTCGGTTGGTCCGAGGGTGATCGTGTGGTTTCTGAAACCGCCGCGATCATTTCGAAGGACAATCCGATGACCCGTCGAGGTTTGTATAACTTGGATTCGACACGCAAAGGTTTCGGTTATGGCGTTGACGGCGCGATGACCAGATTCGTTCGTGTCCCTTCACGTATTCTGCATCACGTTCCCGACAATGTGCCTTTTGAACAAGCTTGTCTGACCGAGCCTTGTTGTGTCGCTTACAACGCGGTTGTCAAAAATGCCAGGATCGAACCTGGTGATCGTGTGATCGTTCTTGGCCCCGGCACCATCGGTATTCTCTGTGCGGCCGTCGCCCGCTTGTGTGGAGCCGAGGTCGCATTGGTCGGTTTGCAGCAGGATGCGCACCGCTTGAAAATCGCTAGCGAAGCCTATGGTTGCGAAACCATCATCGGAGACGCATCTGAATGGGCGCGGAAGCGTGATGGTCTGGGCTGCGACGGAGTCATTGATGCGGCCGGAGCCAGTGCGACACTGAAGATCGCGATCGATTTGGTGCGTCCGGCCGGATGGATCAGCAAGGTCGGCTGGGGGCCGCAGCCACTCGGATTCAATCTCGATCCATTGGTTCAAAAGAACGTGACATTGCAAGGCAGTTTCAGTCACAACTGGCCGATCTGGGAACGGGTACTGGCGTTACTTGGTAGCGGAACGCTGGATGTCCGGCCAATCATCGGTGGCGTTTGGCCAATCGATCAGTGGCACGAAGCTTTCGAAAAGATGCACTCCGGCGCGGTTGTCAAAAGCGTCTTGAAGCCTGTTTGA
- a CDS encoding sugar phosphate isomerase/epimerase family protein: MPKLAAFPKAFMTALCKDGTMTVAQWIGLAADLEVDGLEWYAGFLEMEDESNWPAFRSMVEDTGKVVPMMCCSPDFTHPDQAFRDSEIAKQKRWIEMTEILGGSYCRVLSGQRRPELSVDEGVKLAADCIEACLPFAKARNITLILENHYKDDFWLYPEFAQKMNVFCKLVDQIDDPNFGVNYDPSNTYLAGEDPLELLKRVSHRVVTMHASDRYLAEGTIEDLRNEEGGAEGYAKRLRHGEIGKGLNDYDAIFSELRSKGFDSWISIEDGVDGMDQLRRSVAFLKDKIAQHWS, from the coding sequence ATGCCAAAGCTAGCGGCTTTCCCAAAAGCCTTCATGACCGCGCTGTGCAAAGACGGAACGATGACCGTTGCCCAGTGGATCGGGCTCGCTGCCGACTTGGAAGTGGATGGACTGGAGTGGTACGCCGGTTTCCTCGAAATGGAAGACGAATCCAATTGGCCTGCGTTTCGGTCAATGGTCGAGGACACTGGCAAAGTGGTCCCGATGATGTGTTGTTCGCCCGATTTCACGCATCCCGATCAGGCGTTTCGAGATTCCGAAATCGCGAAGCAAAAACGTTGGATCGAGATGACAGAAATCCTCGGCGGCAGCTACTGTCGGGTGCTTAGCGGTCAACGTCGTCCTGAGTTGAGTGTGGATGAAGGTGTCAAACTTGCGGCCGATTGTATCGAAGCCTGTTTGCCGTTTGCCAAAGCACGCAACATCACATTGATCCTTGAAAATCATTACAAGGATGACTTTTGGCTGTATCCCGAATTCGCCCAAAAAATGAATGTGTTTTGCAAGCTGGTTGATCAAATCGACGATCCGAATTTTGGCGTCAACTATGACCCTTCGAATACCTATCTTGCCGGTGAAGATCCACTGGAATTGTTAAAGCGAGTTTCGCATCGTGTCGTCACGATGCATGCGAGTGACCGCTATCTAGCCGAAGGCACCATCGAAGATTTGCGTAACGAAGAGGGCGGGGCCGAAGGTTACGCAAAGCGATTGCGTCACGGTGAAATCGGCAAAGGCTTGAACGATTATGACGCGATCTTTTCGGAGTTGCGATCCAAAGGATTCGATAGTTGGATCAGCATTGAAGATGGCGTCGATGGGATGGACCAGTTGCGACGCAGTGTGGCGTTTTTGAAAGACAAGATCGCCCAGCATTGGAGCTGA